AGGATACTAAACTTGAGATGAGCGCATTTGCAGAGGATGGAAGAGTATCATGCTTGTCGAACACTAATGCTGATTATCTCGAGGTTTTTGGAAAGAAACCATTAGATTCACAGGTTTCGTCACATCAAACTCTAGTAAATGCTGAAGTTTTTGAATGGGAAAGAACTGTAGAAACTAATGATAAGTTGATAACTAAAGCCGTGCAtgcaaaaattctaaattaacaCTAGATTTACATTTCagttttttaatgaaaaataagtgttaaaataataggaagaataaagaattaatattttattttgaataaaatctttatttaaattgttaacatttttataaataattttcttaaatcagCTGTTATGATTTTAGATGTTAAATCACAACATATCTTCAATGGTGAAGAACAATCAATTAGTggaagaaatagaagaatacaGAGAGTTGAAAAACAGAAGAACGAGTAGCAATTACcagaatagaagaagaagaagaagaacataGGTAGAAGAATAGAGAAATTAGAGAGAAAATAGTTTGCAACGAGCAAActaatttgtattataaatcttttttatgatCCATACTGATTCTTTTACagatttatatattcttttcatttgCTTTCATCACACAAGGATTACACCCAAAACAACTATAATAGAATTGACAgctaataaaactaatttgcAACAAACTTGACAGCACAGCAGAGCAGTTACAAATCCAAACTTCTTCTTGCCTCAGAAACTCTCAGCTACTCTTGAGAAGGCATGACAATACCTCCCCCTTTAAAGTTTTCCTTGTCCTCAAGGAAGCCAGAAAATTGGGTACGAATGACTGAAGTATCCTCCCAAGTATTATCAGTAGGAGTCATATTAAGCCAATGAATGAGAACTTGAGACACTAGTAACTTAGCTCTTTTGATGGTTCGTGTACCCATGATAGCAGCGGTTGAACCTTGAATTGACCATGAGGACTAATTGAAGGCAGTTGAGGATTGATGTCAATTTTCTCACCcacctttttctttagaaGAGACACATGAAACACAGGGTGAATACAAGAGATAGCTGGCAAGTCTAATTTGTAAGATACGACACCTACTTTATCACTGATCTGAAATGGACCCAAGTATTTAGTTGACAGTTTGAGAGACTTCCTGAGAGTTAAAGAACTTTGTCGATAAGGCTGCAGCTTAAGATAGACCCAATCACCCACTTCAAATGATCTATCAATTCTGTGCATGCCAGCATTCTGTTTCATTCTATTCTGAGCAATCTGAAGCTGCTCCTTCAAGAGCTGATTCATATGATGTTTCTCAGTTAAAAATTGATCCACCGCTGCATTAGCCACCTCCGTAGGAAGTACATCAGGAAATAATGGTGGGTGATAACCATATAGGGCCTAAAAAGGAGACATTTGTAAACTGGAGTGAAATGAGGTATTATACCACCATTTAGCCATTGGCAGCTAGTGCACCCAATGAGCAGGCTTATGAGACGTCATACACCTCAAATAATTTTCGAGGCATCTGTTGAGACGTTCTGTCTGACCATCTGTTTGGGGGTGATAAGCAGTACTCCAATTGAGATCGGTGCCCAAGCATTTGAAGAGTTCCTTccaaaaaatattagtaaagaTCTTGTCTCTATCAGAAACTATCACTGAAGGAAGACCatgtaattttgaaaatattagagatgAACAATTCTGCAATCTTAACAGCATCAAATGGGTGAGCCAGAGGAATAAAATGGCCAAACTTAGTGAATCTATCAATCACTACAAGAATTGTATCCTTTTGAGTTGATTAGGCAAGTTGCTCAATAAAATCCATGGAAATATGAGTCCATGCTTGAGAAGGAATAGGCAAGGGTTGTAGTAATCCTGGATAAGGCACCGTTTCAGATTTGCACCTTTGACAGGTATCACATTGAGCAATATAAGCAGTAAGCTCTTTCTTCATGCCAAGCCAGTAAAAGTTATGTTTTAAACGCTGATAAGAtccaagaattccaaaatatCCACCCACAGCAGATCTATGCACCACAGACAGCAATGGGATCGTAGAGTTCCTGTAAAACCAATATAGATTCTTCCTTTGTGCTttaaaaaccctaatcatATGAAAAAAAGGAATAGCACTAGCATCCAAACTTAAGGACTGGATTAATAATTGGGCCTTTGAATCAGAACTATAACTAGCAGACACATCTGTGAACCAAGAAGGAATCACTGAAGAAAGAGCCATGAAGGATCCAGTAGCTTCAGCTGAATCATGATCTCTTCTGGATAAAGCATCTGCCACCTTATTATCAACCCCTTTCTTATATGCAATACTATAAGATAATCCCAGAAGCTTAGTGATACCTTTCTGTTGCACATAAGAATGGAGTCTTTGTTGCAAGAGGTATTTGAGGCTATCATGATCTATTTTAATGACAAAATGGGAGTGCTCCAAGTAATGTCTCCACTTTGTAACTGCAGTAATAACAGCCAACAACTCCTTTTCATAAACTGAAAGACCTTGATTTTTGGAGCATAAGGGCTTACTCAGAAATGCTAAAGGTTTTCCATCCTGTATCAACACAGCACCAATACCCAAATGAGAAGCATCAGTTTCTAACACAAAGAACTTACTAAAATCAGGTAATGCCAAGACAGGTGCACAAGTCATAGCCTTCTTTAACTTCTGAAATGCTTCGTCTGCATGAATATTCCAGTGAAAAAAATCCTTTTTCAGCAACTCCGTTAGAGGTCTACTGATAAGTCCATAATTCTGGAcaaattttctataataacAGTAAGCCCCAAAAATCCTCTTAAAGCTTTTAAGGACAAAGGTCTTGGCCAAGATACCATAGCTTCAATTTTTTGGGGATCAGTTATAACGCCCTCCTGCGTGATAATATGCCCCAAATAATCTACCTGAGTAGCTCCAAAAGTACACTTAGATCGTTTAGCAAAAAGTTGATTGGTTCGCAAAACTTGTAAGACAGTTCTGAGATGCTGCATATGACTGAACCAATCTTTGCTATAGACCAATATATCATCAAAGAAAACTAACACAAATATTCTGAGAAATGGAGCAAAAACATCATTCATAAGAGCCTAAAATGTGGCTGGAGCATTAGTGagtccaaaaggcatcacTTTAAACTCATAATGGCCATAGTGCGTTTTAAATGCTGTCTTATATATGTCATCCTGATTCATCAAAATCTGAAAATAACCAGCCCTAAAATCTAGCTTAGAAAAGAATTTGACATCATGAAGCTCATCAAGAAGTTCATCAATAATTGGAATTGGAAACTTATCTTTAACAGTCATGGAATTAAGCTGCCTATAATCCACGCAAAATCTCCAATTcccatcttttttttttcactagCAATACCGGTGAAGCAAATGGACTATTGCTAGGTATAATAATGTGAGATTGAAGCATTTCAGCAACAAGCTTCTCAATCTCATTCTTCTGAATGAAAGAATATTTGTAAGGTCTCAAATTCACAGGTTAGGCATCGGCTTTCAGAGGAATGGAATGATTATGTAATCTAGAAGGAGGTAAAGTTGTAGGCTCCTGAAAGACATTATTAAATTCCAGCAATAATGGCTCCAATTCAATAGGGACAACAGATACAAGAGATGTTGGAGTGGCTGTAATTGTAAATAAATGGGCTACTGCACTTATGATTTTCTTATGAACAGTTTTAGAAAGAGATTTACCTGATAACATCTTCAAGGAACCCTCAGGTGTAATACCTTGAAGCAACAATGGTTTACCATGTTGATGAATGGTAACTTGTTCTTGCAAAAGTCAAAATATACATGATTAAATGATCTCATCCAATCTGCTCCCAAAACTAAATCATACTCATCAATGTTCAAGAGcctgaaattaaaagaaaatgacaaattATTCATTTTCCATTCAAAGTTCAAACACTTTTGATTGCTGATAAGCTTATTGCCTCCACCAGTAGATACACAGAAGGGGGTAGCCTGAACCAAATTGCAATTCAACTTTTCCACCACTCTGTTATGCAAGAAACTATGAGTGCTACCACTGTTTAACAAATTCAAAACATGTTGATTCTCCACCAACCCTTTTACTACCACAGTATTAGGAGATTTATGAGCTCCTAAAGCATGATAAGATACGTTGATGAACTCATCATCTTCCTCAGGAATGATATGATCTTGTGGCAAAGTGTCATCTTGATGTTCATCAGTGGCATTTTGGATGTCATCTTCCTCATCCACATTCATCATTAATAACTGTTTTAGTTTACATTTATGACCTGGAAAAATTTATCCCCACATTTATAACAGGCACCATTACTTTTCCTAGGTGGAAAAGTAATTGGAACAGAGGCTGTGTAGTATTTTGTTTGAGGTTAAATTTGTCAGGCATAATGGAATTAGGTAAATTTGGTTGAAAAGATGGTGTTggaatttttatagaaatgaatggtttcttgaagaaattgttattattataggTTTGGGTATTTGAGAAGGAAGATTTAAGGTGAGGTCTAGATTTCCAAAAGGTTGCTTCCAGTGATTTTTCTTGGTGCAAGGATATCTCGTAGGTTTCAGTCAAGGAGGAAGGTTTGAGCATTTCAAGGGTTGGTTTCAGGGCTTCATTTAGTCCACTGATATAGCTAGGGATAAAATAATCTCTATCAGATAGTCCAGGCATAGTTCTTAATAGCAAGGAGCGAAGGTGCtcaaatttttcttggtaTTCCAAAACAGATCCAGTCTATTGCAGCTAATTGAATTCCTGCACAATTGCAGAAATCATTTTTTCTCCAAATCTGACACACACGTCCTCCAAAAATCCTTCCCAACGTGTATATCTATTAGCAACAATCCAACCTTGATACCAAACATCTGGTATGTCagtaaagaacaaagaagatAGTTCTATCTTTTGTTCTTCAGGTACACGATAAAcctgaaaatatttttcacatCGTCTAATCCAACCCCTCACATTTGTTCCATCAAAATTAGGCATCTCTAATTGGATATTCTGAGTACTAAAATCTAGATGATCTTTAGCATAAGGATTAGGTGATATACCATTACTCTTGTGCACAAATTCAGTTTGATGCATCGATTTACCCTATGGATTACTAGATCCAGGTAGGTTATGATTATTCACAGgtatttttacattttaagcATGATTTAATGGAGGAAAATTGGACTGTTGATGATTATGAAGATTAAATTCAGACTGTGGTATATAATCTTTACCTTTAGACTGAAGGTGCAACAAGGACGTCAGTTTCTCCATCAATCGAGTTTTCATAGCCTCCAAATCATCGTGTGAGACAATATTATCCAGATTCACCTCATTTTCTTGGATTATCACCATAGGAGctgagttttttttatttcgtGGATTTTTCTTAACCAATGAAGCAATTGTTTCACCACCCGAATCAGCCATACTGATACCACTTGTTATGATTTTAGGTGTTAAATCACAACAGATCTTCAATGGTGAAGAACAATCAATTAGCggaagaaatagaaaaatacagAGAGTTGAAGAACAGAAGAACGAGTAACAATTAccaaaatagaagaagaagaagaagaagaagaagataggtagaagaatagagagaaattagagAGAAAATAGTTTGTAACGAGCAAGctaatttgtattataaatctttttaataatcCATACTGATCCTTTTAcagatttatatatttttttcatttacttTCATCACACAAGAATTACATCCAAAACAGTTATAACAGAATTGACAgctaataaaactaatttgcAACAAACTTGATAGCTCAGCAGAGCAGTTACAAATCCAAACTTCTTCTTGCCTCATAAACTTTGAGCTACTCTTGAGGAGGCATGACATCAGCTTTTAAATTTCTCTCAATTAAATTGGGGTGGGTTAGGAAGTGGAGGAAATTTGTGACAGTGATGCTGCAAATAAACCAGgcatttatttatgaaataaaattttctaagAGAAAAAACAAAGTATTTAATGGCCTCAAGATTAGATATATAGGCCCaccttataaaaatatcatcgCGTGCGAGAACTAATATGACCATTAACAGTATCCTCTCTTTCCTCAGTGATTGTAGCTAGCTGTAACAATCACAAAGAGAGAGGTGCCTCTTTTGGGAATTAGATCCATTACAGAGGATATTCACTACTTGTGGGAGACTTAAAGCTTGTAAATTCTCATTTGTAGAGGGTGGCTGATTGGATCAGTAAAGCTCCAATTTCTTCCTTACTCTCCTGGATACTTCTTAAATCCATCGGCTGATCTTTTGTAAACCCTCCTAagttaatgaattaatttcattattggtaagaaaagaaaaaacagtaTCCTCTCTTCACTCTGGTCTTTCTTTTCGCATCAATTTTATCTCTGTTCTGCAAATCAATTCAATGAGCTGGTGGTGGGCAGGAGCCATTGGAGCAGCAAAGGCAAGTTAAAACACTCAAAACCTCATGCTTTCAATTTCTACAAGATTTAGTCTGTAATCTTGTATTTGCTATCAGGATTTCataaaaagaatgagaatCCATCTTTTCAATTTGTTCAGAAACTTCTGTCGCCAATCCTGTTTTGTTTTGCCATAAAGATTCTAACTTCgtgttcttttctttaatctcATTTGATCACGACATAGAAAAGAGTTGAAGATGATGATCCACAACCCAAGTACCAGAGCGTGGCACTCATTATTGGAGTCACCGGCATCGTCGGCAACAGTTTGGCTGAGATCTTGCCTCTTGCAGACACCCCAGGTGGGCCATGGAAGGTTTATGGGGTTGCCCGCCGTCCGCGGCCAATTTGGCAGGCTGATCATCTCATTGAATACATACAATGTGATGTCTCAAATGAAGAGCAAACCCTTGAAAAGCTTTCTACTTTAAAAGATACAACGCATATCTTTTTTGTAGCTTGGGCTAGTGAACCAACAGAAGCTGAAAATTGCATAGTGAATGGAACGATGTTGCGAAATGTTCTGAGAGCAGTAATCCCAAATGCAGAAAATTTGCAACATGTTTGTTTGCAAACAGGAAGGAAGCACTATGTGGGTTCTTTTGAGTCTATTTGGAAGATTCCTTCTCATGAATCTCCATTTCATGAGGATCTTCCAAGGCTTAATGACATCAACTTCTATTATACACTTGAAGATGTTCTATTTGATGAAactcaaaagaaagaaggattgaCATGGTCAATACATAGGCCTGGAGTGATTTTTGGGTTCTCACCTTGTAGTTTGATAAATATGGTGGGAACTTTATGCGTTTATGCAGCTATATGTAAGCATCAAGGGCTACCATTAACCTTTCCAGGCAATCGAGATGCATGGGATGGATACTGGGATGCATCTGATGCAGATCTGATCGCAGAGCATCAGATATGGGCAGCAGTGGATCCTTATGCAAAGAATGAAGCTTTCAATTGCAGTAATGGGGATGTGTTCAAGTGGAAGCATTTATGGAAGGAATTGGCTGAGCAATTTGAGATTGAGAATTATGGGTTTGAGGAAGAGAATGACAAGAGACCAAGCCTAGTTGAGATGATGAAAAACAAGGGACCGGTGTGGGATGAGATTGTGAAAGAGAAAGAGTTGTTGCCTACTAGATTGGAGGAAGTCGCAGCATTCTGGCTTGTTGATTTGCTTTTACAAGGGGCTTCACTCTTGGACTCCATGAACAAGAGCAAAGAACATGGATTTCTGGGTTTCAGAAACTCAAATAAATCTTTTGCTTCTTGGATTGACAAATTAAAAGCTCAAAGAATTGTTCCTTGATGTATAAGATAGTGGATTGGAGTTTCTTGATTGTGTCGAGCTTCTTGTTCTGTTTGTGCTTGATTTGTTCTTTTCAATGATAAAAATGGAACTTCAGTTTCTTGAAACAAAAACTGATTAGTGATTTCTCGTGTAATGAATGCTATGCGTTGTTATCGTTGTTACAAGTGCAGTGGATTTATGAGATTGTTATTGTTGGTTTCATGGAAGTTCAACACCCACTGTGAATTCTGATTAAGAATACAGTTAAAAGATATTCTGAAACATAAACAGATCAGGTAAAGTCTCGGACATTCatgttagaaaagaaaaaggttaaaaattatagaggTTATTTCTCATGTACCAaatactctttctttttaattttcaaaatatccAATGTGatgtctttttaatttttgttgctTGGGCTAGTAAACTTGCAGAAGCAGAGAACTGCACTAATGATGCCATGCTAAGAAATGTCCTCAAAGCAGAAATCCCTGATGCAGCATACTTACTTGCAGACAGGATGTAAGCATTGTTAAATATGGTAGACTCAAGATTAAGCACCATGATCCTCCACATGATGAGCATCTTCCAAGGGCTAAAGCAATTAACTTCAATTATACACTTGAGAATGCATTGTTTGATGAGGTGCATAAGGAGGGCTTGACATGGTCAGCTCAAAGACCGAGAACGATTGATACTCGGACTTGATGACTGCTGTGGGAAGTTTTATGTGTTTATGCAGCAATATCTAAATATAAGAGGCTTCCCTCAATCTTTTCAAGCAATCAAGTTGCGTTGTAAGGATATGGGAATGCATCAGATGCAGATTTTGATTACTGAGCAACAGACATGGACAGCAGTGGATCCAAATACAAAGAACAAGGTGTTCAATATTAGGATGCGTTCAAGTGGAAGCATGTAAAAGCTGTTGACAGAGGTTTGAGATTGAGAATTATGGGCTTTAAGAGGGTGCCAAGAGATTAAGCTTAGTTGATATGATGAAAAACATGGGGCCAGTGTGGGTTGAGAAGGACTTGGTGCCTACTGAAGTTGCGGAAGCAGCAGCATGGTGGCTAATTGATCTGTGTCTCCAAGGCACTGGTAACTTGGATACCATGCAAGGGCGAAAAACCATGAAATACATCTTTCGTTTCATGGATCAGTAAACTGAAACCTCAAAGAATTAGTCCTTGATGCGATGGCTGTCAGGGTTTCATACTTTTGACATAATTTCCTCCATAGACACAATCCTAACCTGGACTTGGTTATCTAATGCAAAATGACTAGAGAGAATTGAACCTCAAGATAGTACTGGTGTTTATGGTCCAGCAGAAATACACCCTGAAGAAAACTATTTCATAACTAAGGTTAAATGATTTAACAACTGATAATCCGTTTGAGCCTCTTTTAATGTTACTACTCTATttctattgataaaaaaaattgataaatttaagaatataggGTAGATAAAAGACTGATCTGGTTAGGTTCTTTTACTCGTAAGGACTAATGAGCTTTTGATTTCTattttgatttcaattttttttattcatcattcatcaGTTTCTTatgatgaaaataagaaaatggaTGTTATTTAAGGCTAATAAATAGAAAGGAAACCTAGGAATACAATAATACTagtcttatattttttattttaacggCACTTTAGTtgttataaaatagaaaatcgttaaaaataaaactaatttgagcatctaaaaataaaaaaagagaactaaaataattaatgaaagaAGGTGGAGAATTCTGAAATATGATGCACATATTCAGAGATGGCTTATGGGAAAATTCTTGGGACAATTAATTTGAATAGTGGGTGAATCAGCAATAATACAAACTTGCAGAATTTGGCTGAGTTTTACATGGAGAATTTAAAACGAAAGTTACAGTTGGGAAATTCATTAAGAAGTTAGAGATCCAAATCCTACTAGAGAAACATTATCAAGCAACCAAAATCCTTTGAATTTTAGGCTATATATAGAACCAGAAGAACTGAATATTGCAAAAGTGTAGCATTTCACTAGTAAACAACAAGAATGAAATAGGATTTCAGCTATGACAAATGTAACTTACACTAGTCTTCATCTTCAATGTCAAAGTTCATCTTCCATCTCTGCACATGTTAGAGTTTCACAAGTAATAGTGCTAGCTCCTCATCAGACACTGCAACATCGACACATGTCCCCAACACAGATGCAAGCCTTGCAGCTAATTGATGCTTACACTAGGAGAGAAAAAAAGGTGTGGAAAATCCTTAGAAGAAGAGGCATCAAAAAACTAACTCTAATGCATTAGCAAGAATACAATCTTACACAGAGTTGTTCTCCTCTGTTGACAGTGTcataaaaaaatgagtaaCAGGCACAATAATGTTCAGGGAAACAGAAGTAATCCTCCTTCCTCCTTGATTCTCCCACCACCTAACAACGCCAcataaacaagaaattaattagtgaATCTGCTCTTAAATCTTTACGAATGCCATATTTTTGCAACTACACTTTTATTTACCAAATCTACTGGCAGTTTGGTTGATCCTAACCCTAAAAACTATTAGGTCCGGCTAAATATAAACAGAACTTTTCAATAATTCCTCTTTAATACTACAGCAACACTAAAACAGCCAAATTCTCCATATCTATTATCCATTTTAAGCTGAATTGAAATCTGGAATTCATACCATATTAGTTCACAGTGCAGCCAAAAGTTACAAACTGTAAACATCCATTCTaaggtaaaataaaatacaggTAAAAAGACTAGAAATGAACCTGAAAGATACAACGTCCACTGGGTTCACCAGATATCCTCTTAACACCTCTTTGGTCGACTATCCTAGTGGCTCTCTCAAAGTTTTTACCAAACAAGAAATGCAAGCTAACAATTAACAGTAACAAcaataatatcaaaatcaaattaccCAACAACAAAACCAATTAAAGATACACTCACATTGACAGCTGATCATCAGTCACTGCCACCAAGAGGTAATTGTTAACAGATTTAATAACAACTCAACCGAAAATAGCAAAAGATTGAGACTTTTTAGAGAGACAgagtaaaaagaaagaacctGAACGAGTTAACTCGACACTTTTCCATACAGTATCTGCAACCAAATTACTTATGG
The nucleotide sequence above comes from Ricinus communis isolate WT05 ecotype wild-type chromosome 6, ASM1957865v1, whole genome shotgun sequence. Encoded proteins:
- the LOC8288098 gene encoding zinc finger SWIM domain-containing protein 7 isoform X1, with the protein product MPISNLVADTVWKSVELTRSVTDDQLSILHFLFGKNFERATRIVDQRGVKRISGEPSGRCIFQVVGESRRKEDYFCFPEHYCACYSFFYDTVNRGEQLCCKHQLAARLASVLGTCVDVAVSDEELALLLVKL
- the LOC8280990 gene encoding 3-oxo-Delta(4,5)-steroid 5-beta-reductase produces the protein MSWWWAGAIGAAKKRVEDDDPQPKYQSVALIIGVTGIVGNSLAEILPLADTPGGPWKVYGVARRPRPIWQADHLIEYIQCDVSNEEQTLEKLSTLKDTTHIFFVAWASEPTEAENCIVNGTMLRNVLRAVIPNAENLQHVCLQTGRKHYVGSFESIWKIPSHESPFHEDLPRLNDINFYYTLEDVLFDETQKKEGLTWSIHRPGVIFGFSPCSLINMVGTLCVYAAICKHQGLPLTFPGNRDAWDGYWDASDADLIAEHQIWAAVDPYAKNEAFNCSNGDVFKWKHLWKELAEQFEIENYGFEEENDKRPSLVEMMKNKGPVWDEIVKEKELLPTRLEEVAAFWLVDLLLQGASLLDSMNKSKEHGFLGFRNSNKSFASWIDKLKAQRIVP
- the LOC8288098 gene encoding zinc finger SWIM domain-containing protein 7 isoform X2, with translation MEKCRVNSFSLHFLFGKNFERATRIVDQRGVKRISGEPSGRCIFQVVGESRRKEDYFCFPEHYCACYSFFYDTVNRGEQLCCKHQLAARLASVLGTCVDVAVSDEELALLLVKL